A section of the Macadamia integrifolia cultivar HAES 741 chromosome 9, SCU_Mint_v3, whole genome shotgun sequence genome encodes:
- the LOC122088971 gene encoding putative calcium-transporting ATPase 11, plasma membrane-type, producing the protein MESSSSSGEKKDSFSALPLFDMEKILREDFDIQPKHSSQEALKKWRSAVSIVKNPRRRFRHTADLEKRNESEKKKLGIQEKIRVALYVQKAALQFIDAGNLVEHLLSEETRKAGYGIESDELASIVQSHDSKRLKLHGGADGTARKIRVSLDSGVSSDELRLRQKIYGFNRYVEKPPRSLWMFVWDALQDLTLIILMVCAVVSVVVGIATEGWPKGMYDGLGIILSIFLVVMVTAISDYRQSLQFRDLDKEKKKIIVHVTRDGSRQKVSIYDLVVGDIVHLSIGDQVPADGIFISGYSLEIDESSLTGETEPVHANPEKPFLLSGTKVQDGSGKMLVTSVGMKTEWGRLMETLSDGGEDETPLQVKLNGVATIIGKIGLAFAVLTFLVLTVRFLVDKALNNELTKWTSSDALELLNYFATAVTIIVVAVPEGLPLAVTLSLAFAMKKLMNDKALVRHLSACETMGSASCICTDKTGTLTTNHMVVDKIWICDETKVIRHNDSVVAVKSALSEGVVGILLQAIFLNTGSEVVRGKDGKNNILGTPTESALLEFGLRMGGDFDAQRGECKIVKVEPFNSVKKKMSVLVARSTGGFRVFCKGASEIILAMCNKIVDDKGEPVPLSEERMMSVMDIINGFSCEALRTLCLAFKDMDENLIGGSLPADGYTLIVVVGIKDPVRPGVREAVQTCLAAGITVRMVTGDNINTAKAIAKECGILTNDGLAIEGPEFRSKSPEEMKKLIPRIQVMARSLPLDKHTLVTNLRNMFGEVVAVTGDGTNDAPALHESDIGLAMGIAGTEVAKENADVIIMDDNFKTIVNVARWGRAVYINIQKFVQFQLTVNVVALMLNFGSACISGSAPLTAVQLLWVNMIMDTLGALALATEPPNDGLMKRPPVGRGENFITRIMWKNIIGQSIYQLAVLAVLNFDGEKLLRLTGSDSTAVLNTFIFNTFVFCQVFNEINSRDMEKINVFRGMFDSWVFVAVMVVTVAFQIIIVEFLGTFASTVPLSWQLWLLSVLIGFVSMIVAVILKCIPIEPGKNKSHDGYEALPRGPELA; encoded by the exons ATGGAATCGTCAAGCTCATCAG GAGAGAAGAAGGATAGCTTCTCGGCGCTTCCGCTTTTTGATATGGAGAAGATTTTGAGAGAGGATTTTGATATACAACCGAAACATTCATCACAGGAAGCTCTAAAAAAATGGAGATCTGCAGTTTCTATCGTTAAGAATCCCCGGAGGAGGTTTCGTCATACAGCAGATCTTGAGAAGAGAAACgaatcagagaagaagaagcttggTATCCAG GAAAAAATACGAGTTGCTCTGTATGTTCAGAAAGCTGCTTTGCAATTCATTGATG CTGGTAATCTAGTAGAACACCTGCTTTCAGAGGAGACTAGGAAAGCCGGTTATGGTATTGAATCAGATGAACTAGCATCCATTGTTCAAAGCCATGATTCCAAGCGCTTGAAGCTGCATGGAGGTGCTGATGGTACTGCAAGAAAGATCAGAGTCTCTCTTGATAGTGGTGTTAGTTCAGATGAGCTACGTCTCAGGCAAAAGATATATGGCTTCAACAGATATGTTGAGAAGCCTCCTAGGAGTTTATGGATGTTTGTGTGGGACGCACTTCAGGACTTAACTCTAATAATTCTCATGGTTTGTGCTGTAGTTTCTGTTGTTGTCGGCATTGCCACTGAAGGGTGGCCAAAGGGTATGTATGATGGGTTGGGAATAatattaagtatttttttggtAGTCATGGTTACTGCTATCAGTGACTACAGGCAATCATTGCAATTCAGGGATTTAgataaggagaagaaaaagattattgttCATGTCACCAGAGATGGATCTAGACAGAAGGTCTCTATTTATGATTTGGTGGTTGGTGATATTGTTCATCTATCCATAGGTGACCAAGTTCCGGCTGATGGAATTTTCATATCAGGTTACAGTTTGGAGATTGATGAGTCAAGCTTGACTGGTGAAACTGAGCCAGTGCATGCAAACCCTGAGAAGCCTTTTCTTCTATCGGGAACCAAAGTGCAAGATGGGTCTGGTAAGATGTTGGTGACATCTGTTGGTATGAAGACTGAATGGGGAAGGTTGATGGAGACTTTGAGTGATGGTGGTGAAGACGAGACACCATTACAGGTGAAGCTTAATGGTGTTGCTACTATTATTGGGAAGATTGGTTTGGCTTTTGCTGTTCTGACATTTTTGGTGTTGACTGTAAGGTTTCTAGTGGACAAGGCATTGAACAACGAGTTGACAAAATGGACTTCAAGTGATGCGTTGGAGCTTCTGAACTATTTTGCCACTGCAGTAACTATAATTGTTGTTGCAGTTCCAGAAGGCCTACCTTTGGCCGTTACGCTGAGCCTTGCCTTTGCAATGAAGAAATTAATGAATGACAAGGCACTTGTGAGACATCTATCTGCATGTGAGACAATGGGTTCTGCTAGTTGCATTTGCACAGATAAAACAGGGACGTTGACAACCAACCATATGGTGGTTGATAAGATATGGATCTGTGACGAAACAAAAGTGATAAGACATAATGACAGTGTAGTTGCTGTGAAATCAGCACTCTCTGAGGGAGTTGTGGGAATCCTTTTACAGGCTATATTTCTGAATACAGGTTCTGAGGTGGTGAGAGGAAAAGATGGAAAGAATAACATTTTGGGTACTCCAACAGAATCAGCATTGTTAGAATTTGGCCTGCGCATGGGTGGTGATTTTGATGCCCAACGTGGGGAGTGTAAGATTGTGAAGGTTGAGCCTTTCAATTCAGTCAAGAAGAAGATGTCTGTGCTTGTGGCTCGTTCGACTGGTGGATTCCGTGTGTTCTGCAAAGGTGCATCTGAAATCATCTTAGCTATGTGTAACAAGATTGTTGATGATAAAGGAGAACCTGTGCCCCTTTCAGAAGAACGGATGATGAGTGTTATGGACATCATAAATGGATTTTCCTGTGAAGCTTTGAGAACCCTTTGTTTGGCTTTTAAGGATATGGATGAGAATCTCATTGGAGGCAGCTTACCTGCCGATGGCTATACACTGATAGTGGTTGTTGGAATCAAGGATCCAGTGCGCCCTGGTGTGAGGGAGGCAGTACAGACTTGTTTAGCTGCTGGGATAACAGTGCGGATGGTCACAGGTGACAATATCAATACAGCAAAAGCTATAGCAAAAGAATGTGGAATATTGACCAATGATGGCTTGGCTATAGAAGGACCGGAGTTTCGTAGTAAGAGTCCAgaggagatgaagaagttaATACCGAGAATCCAG GTAATGGCTCGATCGTTGCCTTTGGACAAGCACACCTTAGTCACCAACTTGAGGAATATGTTTGGAGAAGTTGTTGCAGTAACAGGTGATGGGACCAACGATGCTCCAGCTTTGCATGAGTCAGACATTGGACTTGCCATGGGTATAGCAGGAACAGAG GTTGCAAAAGAGAATGCTGATGTCATTATCATGGATGATAATTTCAAAACTATTGTGAATGTTGCCAGATGGGGCCGTGCTGTTTACATAAACATTCAAAAGTTTGTTCAATTCCAACTAACAGTTAATGTTGTTGCTCTTATGTTAAATTTTGGTTCTGCATGCATTTCAG GATCCGCTCCTCTAACTGCTGTCCAGTTGCTATGGGTCAACATGATTATGGATACTCTTGGTGCATTGGCTTTAGCTACAGAACCTCCAAATGACGGACTAATGAAAAGACCTCCAGTTGGAAGGGGTGAAAATTTCATTACCAGAATCATGTGGAAGAATATCATTGGACAGAGTATCTATCAACTGGCTGTACTTGCTGTTCTAAATTTTGATGGCGAGAAGCTTTTGAGACTTACGGGTTCAGATTCTACTGCTGTTCTCAATACTTTTATATTCAATACCTTTGTGTTTTGCCAG GTattcaatgaaatcaatagcCGTGATATGGAGAAGATAAATGTCTTCCGTGGAATGTTTGACAGCTGGGTGTTTGTAGCCGTGATGGTCGTTACAGTGGCCTTCCAAATAATAATAGTGGAGTTTCTGGGCACTTTTGCTAGCACTGTGCCTCTAAGTTGGCAATTATGGTTGCTCAGCGTTCTGATTGGGTTTGTAAGCATGATTGTGGCTGTTATCCTTAAGTGCATTCCTATTGAACCAGGCAAGAACAAGTCCCATGATGGCTACGAGGCAC